In a single window of the Heliangelus exortis chromosome 1, bHelExo1.hap1, whole genome shotgun sequence genome:
- the KLHL15 gene encoding kelch-like protein 15 isoform X3, which yields MAGDVEGFSSSIHDTSVSAGFRALYEEGLLLDVTLVIEDHQFQAHKALLATQSDYFRIMFTADMRERDQDKIHLKGLTATGFSHVLQFMYYGTIELSMNTVHEILQAAMYVQLIEVKTSEFYRYSRQLRHEVDQAMNYFHSVHQQPLMEMKSNKIRSAKPQTAVFRGMIGHSMVNSKILLLHKPRVWWELEGPQVPLRPDCLAIVNNFVFLLGGEELGPDGEFHASSKVFRYDPRQNTWLRMADMSVPRSEFAVGVIGRYVYAVAGRTRDETFYSTERYDITEDKWEFVDPYPVNKYGHEGTVLGNKLYITGGITSSSTSKQVCVFDPSKEGTVEQRTRRTQVVTNCWENKCKMNYARCFHKMISYNGKLYVFGGVCVILRASFESQGCPSTEVYDPDTDQWTILASMPIGRSGHGVAVLDKQIMVLGGLCYNGHYSDSILTFDPEENKWKEDEYPRMPCKLDGLQVCSLHFPEYVLEHVRRCS from the exons ATGGCAGGGGACGTGGAAGGGTTTAGCTCCTCCATCCATGACACCAGTGTCTCTGCTGGATTCAGAGCACTGTATGAGGAGGGATTGCTTCTTGATGTCACACTTGTCATTGAAGATCACCAATTTCAGGCCCATAAAGCACTGCTTGCCACCCAGAGTGATTACTTCAGGATTATGTTCACAGCTGATATGCGAGAACGAGATCAGGACAAAATCCATTTGAAAGGCCTGACAGCTACAGGCTTCAGTCATGTCCTTCAATTCATGTACTATGGAACTATTGAACTGAGTATGAACACTGTTCATGAAATCCTTCAGGCTGCCATGTATGTCCAGCTCATAGAG GTAAAAACATCAGAGTTTTATCGCTACTCCCGGCAGCTGCGACATGAGGTTGACCAAGCCATGAATTACTTTCATAGCGTTCACCAGCAGCCTTTGATGGAAATGAAATCCAACAAAATTCGTTCTGCCAAACCCCAGACTGCAGTATTTAGAGGAATGATAGGACACAGTATGGTAAACAGTAAAATTCTTCTCTTGCACAAACCAAGGGTCTGGTGGGAACTAGAGGGTCCTCAAGTACCTTTACGACCAGACTGCCTTGCCATTGTGAATAACTTTGTGTTCCTATTAGGCGGGGAAGAACTGGGGCCAGATGGTGAGTTTCATGCTTCATCCAAAGTGTTTAGATATGACCCAAGACAGAACACATGGTTACGAATGGCAGACATGTCTGTTCCACGTTCTGAGTTTGCTGTTGGAGTTATTGGGAGGTATGTTTATGCAGTGGCTGGGAGAACCAGGGATGAAACGTTTTACTCAACCGAACGGTATGATATTACTGAAGACAAATGGGAATTTGTGGATCCCTATCCGGTCAATAAATACGGACACGAAGGGACGGTGCTCGGTAACAAGTTGTATATCACTGGTGGAATTACTTCATCTTCAACTTCTAAGCAAGTGTGTGTGTTTGATCCCAGTAAAGAAGGGACAGTAGAGCAGCGAACAAGGAGAACTCAAGTGGTTACTAACTGCTGGGAgaacaaatgcaaaatgaatTATGCGAGATGCTTTCACAAGATGATTTCCTATAATGGTAAGCTTTATGTCTTTGGTGGTGTCTGTGTGATCCTAAGGGCTTCCTTTGAATCTCAAGGATGTCCTTCTACAGAGGTTTATGACCCAGATACTGATCAATGGACTATATTGGCTTCTATGCCAATTGGTAGGAGTGGTCATGGTGTAGCTGTTCTGGACAAACAGATAATGGTTCTTGGAGGCCTTTGTTACAATGGTCATTACAGTGATTCCATTCTCACCTTTGAtccagaggaaaacaaatggaaagaaGATGAATATCCAAGGATGCCGTGCAAGCTGGATGGCTTACAAGTCTGCAGCTTACACTTTCCTGAATATGTTTTGGAGCATGTTAGACGTTGCAGCTGA
- the KLHL15 gene encoding kelch-like protein 15 isoform X2 — protein MAGDVEGFSSSIHDTSVSAGFRALYEEGLLLDVTLVIEDHQFQAHKALLATQSDYFRIMFTADMRERDQDKIHLKGLTATGFSHVLQFMYYGTIELSMNTVHEILQAAMYVQLIEVVKFCCSFLLAKICLENCAEIMRLLDDFGVNIEGVREKLDSFLLENFVPLMSRPDFLSYLSFEKLMSYLDNDHLSRFPEIELYEAVQAWLRHDRRRWRHTDTIIQNIRFCLMTPSSVFEKVKTSEFYRYSRQLRHEVDQAMNYFHSVHQQPLMEMKSNKIRSAKPQTAVFRGMIGHSMVNSKILLLHKPRVWWELEGPQVPLRPDCLAIVNNFVFLLGGEELGPDGEFHASSKVFRYDPRQNTWLRMADMSVPRSEFAVGVIGRYVYAVAGRTRDETFYSTERYDITEDKWEFVDPYPVNKYGHEGTVLGNKLYITGGITSSSTSKQVCVFDPSKEGTVEQRTRRTQVVTNCWENKCKMNYARCFHKMISYNEENKWKEDEYPRMPCKLDGLQVCSLHFPEYVLEHVRRCS, from the exons ATGGCAGGGGACGTGGAAGGGTTTAGCTCCTCCATCCATGACACCAGTGTCTCTGCTGGATTCAGAGCACTGTATGAGGAGGGATTGCTTCTTGATGTCACACTTGTCATTGAAGATCACCAATTTCAGGCCCATAAAGCACTGCTTGCCACCCAGAGTGATTACTTCAGGATTATGTTCACAGCTGATATGCGAGAACGAGATCAGGACAAAATCCATTTGAAAGGCCTGACAGCTACAGGCTTCAGTCATGTCCTTCAATTCATGTACTATGGAACTATTGAACTGAGTATGAACACTGTTCATGAAATCCTTCAGGCTGCCATGTATGTCCAGCTCATAGAGGTGGTAAaattttgctgctcttttctctTAGCTAAAATCTGCTTAGAAAACTGTGCAGAGATTATGAGACTTCTGGATGATTTTGGTGTAAACATTGAAGGAGTCAGGGAAAAATTGGACTCCTTTCTGCTAGAGAATTTTGTGCCGCTCATGTCCAGACCTGACTTCCTTTCCTATCTGAGCTTTGAGAAGCTCATGTCTTACTTGGATAATGATCATCTGAGCAGGTTTCCAGAGATAGAGCTGTATGAAGCTGTTCAGGCCTGGCTGCGCCATGATAGAAGACGCTGGAGGCATACGGACACCATCATTCAGAACATCAGGTTTTGTTTGATGACACCATCCAGTGTTTTTGAGAAG GTAAAAACATCAGAGTTTTATCGCTACTCCCGGCAGCTGCGACATGAGGTTGACCAAGCCATGAATTACTTTCATAGCGTTCACCAGCAGCCTTTGATGGAAATGAAATCCAACAAAATTCGTTCTGCCAAACCCCAGACTGCAGTATTTAGAGGAATGATAGGACACAGTATGGTAAACAGTAAAATTCTTCTCTTGCACAAACCAAGGGTCTGGTGGGAACTAGAGGGTCCTCAAGTACCTTTACGACCAGACTGCCTTGCCATTGTGAATAACTTTGTGTTCCTATTAGGCGGGGAAGAACTGGGGCCAGATGGTGAGTTTCATGCTTCATCCAAAGTGTTTAGATATGACCCAAGACAGAACACATGGTTACGAATGGCAGACATGTCTGTTCCACGTTCTGAGTTTGCTGTTGGAGTTATTGGGAGGTATGTTTATGCAGTGGCTGGGAGAACCAGGGATGAAACGTTTTACTCAACCGAACGGTATGATATTACTGAAGACAAATGGGAATTTGTGGATCCCTATCCGGTCAATAAATACGGACACGAAGGGACGGTGCTCGGTAACAAGTTGTATATCACTGGTGGAATTACTTCATCTTCAACTTCTAAGCAAGTGTGTGTGTTTGATCCCAGTAAAGAAGGGACAGTAGAGCAGCGAACAAGGAGAACTCAAGTGGTTACTAACTGCTGGGAgaacaaatgcaaaatgaatTATGCGAGATGCTTTCACAAGATGATTTCCTATAATG aggaaaacaaatggaaagaaGATGAATATCCAAGGATGCCGTGCAAGCTGGATGGCTTACAAGTCTGCAGCTTACACTTTCCTGAATATGTTTTGGAGCATGTTAGACGTTGCAGCTGA
- the KLHL15 gene encoding kelch-like protein 15 isoform X1: MAGDVEGFSSSIHDTSVSAGFRALYEEGLLLDVTLVIEDHQFQAHKALLATQSDYFRIMFTADMRERDQDKIHLKGLTATGFSHVLQFMYYGTIELSMNTVHEILQAAMYVQLIEVVKFCCSFLLAKICLENCAEIMRLLDDFGVNIEGVREKLDSFLLENFVPLMSRPDFLSYLSFEKLMSYLDNDHLSRFPEIELYEAVQAWLRHDRRRWRHTDTIIQNIRFCLMTPSSVFEKVKTSEFYRYSRQLRHEVDQAMNYFHSVHQQPLMEMKSNKIRSAKPQTAVFRGMIGHSMVNSKILLLHKPRVWWELEGPQVPLRPDCLAIVNNFVFLLGGEELGPDGEFHASSKVFRYDPRQNTWLRMADMSVPRSEFAVGVIGRYVYAVAGRTRDETFYSTERYDITEDKWEFVDPYPVNKYGHEGTVLGNKLYITGGITSSSTSKQVCVFDPSKEGTVEQRTRRTQVVTNCWENKCKMNYARCFHKMISYNGKLYVFGGVCVILRASFESQGCPSTEVYDPDTDQWTILASMPIGRSGHGVAVLDKQIMVLGGLCYNGHYSDSILTFDPEENKWKEDEYPRMPCKLDGLQVCSLHFPEYVLEHVRRCS, translated from the exons ATGGCAGGGGACGTGGAAGGGTTTAGCTCCTCCATCCATGACACCAGTGTCTCTGCTGGATTCAGAGCACTGTATGAGGAGGGATTGCTTCTTGATGTCACACTTGTCATTGAAGATCACCAATTTCAGGCCCATAAAGCACTGCTTGCCACCCAGAGTGATTACTTCAGGATTATGTTCACAGCTGATATGCGAGAACGAGATCAGGACAAAATCCATTTGAAAGGCCTGACAGCTACAGGCTTCAGTCATGTCCTTCAATTCATGTACTATGGAACTATTGAACTGAGTATGAACACTGTTCATGAAATCCTTCAGGCTGCCATGTATGTCCAGCTCATAGAGGTGGTAAaattttgctgctcttttctctTAGCTAAAATCTGCTTAGAAAACTGTGCAGAGATTATGAGACTTCTGGATGATTTTGGTGTAAACATTGAAGGAGTCAGGGAAAAATTGGACTCCTTTCTGCTAGAGAATTTTGTGCCGCTCATGTCCAGACCTGACTTCCTTTCCTATCTGAGCTTTGAGAAGCTCATGTCTTACTTGGATAATGATCATCTGAGCAGGTTTCCAGAGATAGAGCTGTATGAAGCTGTTCAGGCCTGGCTGCGCCATGATAGAAGACGCTGGAGGCATACGGACACCATCATTCAGAACATCAGGTTTTGTTTGATGACACCATCCAGTGTTTTTGAGAAG GTAAAAACATCAGAGTTTTATCGCTACTCCCGGCAGCTGCGACATGAGGTTGACCAAGCCATGAATTACTTTCATAGCGTTCACCAGCAGCCTTTGATGGAAATGAAATCCAACAAAATTCGTTCTGCCAAACCCCAGACTGCAGTATTTAGAGGAATGATAGGACACAGTATGGTAAACAGTAAAATTCTTCTCTTGCACAAACCAAGGGTCTGGTGGGAACTAGAGGGTCCTCAAGTACCTTTACGACCAGACTGCCTTGCCATTGTGAATAACTTTGTGTTCCTATTAGGCGGGGAAGAACTGGGGCCAGATGGTGAGTTTCATGCTTCATCCAAAGTGTTTAGATATGACCCAAGACAGAACACATGGTTACGAATGGCAGACATGTCTGTTCCACGTTCTGAGTTTGCTGTTGGAGTTATTGGGAGGTATGTTTATGCAGTGGCTGGGAGAACCAGGGATGAAACGTTTTACTCAACCGAACGGTATGATATTACTGAAGACAAATGGGAATTTGTGGATCCCTATCCGGTCAATAAATACGGACACGAAGGGACGGTGCTCGGTAACAAGTTGTATATCACTGGTGGAATTACTTCATCTTCAACTTCTAAGCAAGTGTGTGTGTTTGATCCCAGTAAAGAAGGGACAGTAGAGCAGCGAACAAGGAGAACTCAAGTGGTTACTAACTGCTGGGAgaacaaatgcaaaatgaatTATGCGAGATGCTTTCACAAGATGATTTCCTATAATGGTAAGCTTTATGTCTTTGGTGGTGTCTGTGTGATCCTAAGGGCTTCCTTTGAATCTCAAGGATGTCCTTCTACAGAGGTTTATGACCCAGATACTGATCAATGGACTATATTGGCTTCTATGCCAATTGGTAGGAGTGGTCATGGTGTAGCTGTTCTGGACAAACAGATAATGGTTCTTGGAGGCCTTTGTTACAATGGTCATTACAGTGATTCCATTCTCACCTTTGAtccagaggaaaacaaatggaaagaaGATGAATATCCAAGGATGCCGTGCAAGCTGGATGGCTTACAAGTCTGCAGCTTACACTTTCCTGAATATGTTTTGGAGCATGTTAGACGTTGCAGCTGA